The following are from one region of the Burkholderiales bacterium genome:
- the ftsH gene encoding ATP-dependent zinc metalloprotease FtsH has product MQEQTRWNVGYWILALFMFLMLQNLWQTSRQVEPVPYSEFERALSEGRVAEVLVSDRTLTGKLKSPDEKGKTVIVATRVEPDLAERLSQYGVPYTRVIESTLLRDLLSWIVPALAFFAVWYFLFRRFAEKQGMGGFMSIGKSRAKVYVEKNTGVTFADVAGVDEAKEELKEVVSFLKNPQEYGRLGARIPKGVLLVGPPGTGKTLLAKAVAGEAGVPFFSISGSEFVEMFVGVGAARVRDLFEQARAKAPAIIFIDELDALGRARGAAGPIGGHDEREQTLNQLLVEMDGFDSSSGLILLAATNRPEILDPALLRAGRFDRQVLVDRPDKTGRVQILKVHARRIKLAPDVDLEQVAALTTGFSGADLANLVNEAALAATRRGAQAVALEDFTHAIERIVAGLEKKNRVLNPREREVVAYHEMGHALVALALPGTDPVHKVSIIPRGIGALGYTIQRPTEDRYLMTREELENKIAVLLGGRAAEKLVFGRLSTGAADDLAKATDIARDMVTRYGMEESLGYISYEAQPPRFLDVPGMTQGGCRVSESTQNRIDEAIRAIVMGVFERTLRILSNNRALLERCARALLERETLDEAAIRELTRDLQRAEVPAPVVAVR; this is encoded by the coding sequence ATGCAGGAACAAACCCGTTGGAACGTCGGCTACTGGATTCTCGCGCTGTTCATGTTCCTCATGCTGCAGAACCTGTGGCAGACCAGCCGTCAGGTCGAGCCGGTGCCCTACAGCGAATTCGAGCGCGCGCTGTCCGAAGGACGCGTAGCGGAGGTACTGGTCTCCGACAGGACCCTGACCGGGAAACTCAAGTCGCCGGACGAGAAGGGCAAGACGGTCATCGTGGCCACGCGGGTCGAACCCGATCTCGCCGAGCGGCTGTCGCAATACGGCGTGCCTTATACCCGGGTCATCGAAAGCACGTTGTTGCGCGACCTGCTTTCCTGGATCGTGCCGGCGTTGGCCTTCTTCGCGGTGTGGTACTTCCTGTTCCGGCGTTTCGCGGAAAAGCAGGGCATGGGCGGCTTCATGAGCATCGGCAAGAGCCGGGCGAAGGTCTATGTCGAGAAGAACACCGGCGTGACGTTCGCCGACGTGGCAGGGGTGGACGAAGCCAAGGAGGAGCTGAAGGAAGTCGTCTCCTTTCTGAAGAATCCGCAGGAGTACGGACGCCTCGGCGCGCGCATTCCCAAGGGCGTGCTGCTGGTCGGGCCCCCGGGCACCGGCAAGACCCTGCTCGCCAAGGCGGTGGCGGGCGAAGCCGGCGTGCCGTTCTTCTCCATTTCCGGTTCGGAGTTCGTGGAGATGTTCGTCGGGGTGGGGGCGGCGCGCGTGCGCGATCTGTTCGAACAGGCGCGCGCCAAAGCGCCGGCCATCATATTCATCGACGAGCTGGATGCGCTGGGACGCGCGCGCGGCGCGGCGGGGCCGATCGGCGGCCACGACGAGCGCGAGCAGACGCTGAATCAGTTGCTGGTGGAAATGGACGGCTTCGATTCCTCCAGCGGGCTGATTCTGCTGGCCGCCACCAACCGGCCCGAGATCCTGGATCCGGCGCTGCTGCGCGCGGGACGTTTCGACCGCCAGGTCCTGGTGGACCGCCCGGACAAGACCGGCCGCGTGCAGATCCTCAAGGTGCACGCGCGCAGAATCAAGCTCGCCCCCGACGTGGACCTGGAGCAAGTGGCTGCGCTCACCACCGGTTTCTCCGGCGCCGATCTCGCCAACCTGGTCAACGAAGCGGCGCTCGCCGCCACGCGCCGCGGCGCGCAGGCGGTGGCATTGGAGGATTTCACGCACGCGATCGAGCGCATCGTCGCCGGGCTGGAGAAGAAGAACCGCGTGCTCAATCCGCGCGAGCGCGAAGTGGTCGCCTATCACGAGATGGGCCACGCGCTGGTGGCGCTCGCGCTGCCCGGGACCGATCCGGTACACAAGGTGTCCATCATTCCGCGCGGCATCGGCGCGCTCGGTTACACCATCCAGCGCCCGACCGAGGATCGCTATCTCATGACGCGCGAAGAGCTGGAGAACAAGATCGCCGTGCTGCTGGGCGGGCGCGCGGCGGAAAAACTGGTCTTCGGCCGGCTGTCCACCGGGGCGGCGGACGATCTGGCCAAGGCGACCGACATCGCCCGCGACATGGTGACGCGCTACGGGATGGAGGAGTCGCTGGGCTACATCTCCTACGAGGCGCAGCCGCCACGCTTTCTGGACGTGCCGGGCATGACCCAGGGCGGCTGCCGGGTGAGCGAATCCACCCAGAACCGCATCGACGAGGCGATCCGCGCCATCGTGATGGGTGTGTTCGAACGCACGCTGCGCATCCTCTCCAACAACCGCGCACTACTCGAGCGCTGCGCGCGCGCGCTGCTCGAGCGCGAGACCCTGGACGAGGCCGCGATCCGCGAGCTGACCCGCGACCTGCAGCGCGCGGAGGTGCCTGCACCCGTGGTGGCGGTGCGCTAG
- a CDS encoding DnaJ C-terminal domain-containing protein: MEFKDYYQALGVSREATAEEIKKAYRKLARKYHPDVSKEPDAERRMKEINEAYAVLSDPEKRAAYDQLGRGYRPGEEFRPPPDWDVGFEFSGPGFSQAEAADFSDFFAELFGRMGGRRARHGFQARGEDHHAKVLLDIEDAFRGATREIQLRVPATDEHGRVTVTTRTLNVKIPKGVREGQMIRLAGQGSSGFGGGAPGDLLLEVHFRPHPRFRVEGRDLHVALPVAPWEAALGAVVPVALPDGSNLKVRIPPGAQSGRALRVRGHGIPSSPPGDLLLELQVVLPPADTPKARAIYEAMARDLAFDPRAEHSAQDHV; this comes from the coding sequence GTGGAATTCAAAGACTACTACCAGGCGCTCGGGGTTTCACGCGAAGCCACCGCGGAGGAGATCAAGAAGGCCTACCGCAAGCTCGCGCGCAAGTACCATCCCGACGTCTCCAAGGAGCCGGACGCCGAGCGCCGGATGAAGGAAATCAACGAGGCGTACGCGGTGCTCTCGGACCCCGAAAAGCGCGCCGCCTACGACCAGCTCGGCCGCGGCTACCGTCCGGGAGAGGAGTTCCGGCCGCCGCCCGACTGGGACGTGGGATTCGAGTTCTCCGGACCCGGGTTCTCGCAGGCCGAGGCTGCCGACTTCAGCGACTTCTTCGCCGAGCTGTTCGGCCGCATGGGTGGCCGTCGCGCCCGTCATGGCTTTCAGGCGCGCGGCGAAGATCACCATGCCAAGGTGCTGCTCGACATCGAAGACGCCTTTCGCGGTGCGACCCGCGAGATCCAGTTGCGCGTGCCGGCCACCGACGAGCACGGCCGCGTCACGGTCACGACCCGCACGCTCAACGTCAAGATTCCCAAGGGCGTGCGCGAAGGACAGATGATCCGCCTCGCCGGCCAGGGCTCATCCGGGTTCGGTGGCGGGGCGCCCGGCGACCTGCTGCTGGAAGTCCACTTCAGGCCGCACCCGCGTTTCCGCGTCGAGGGGCGCGACCTGCACGTCGCCCTTCCGGTCGCGCCGTGGGAAGCCGCGCTCGGCGCCGTGGTGCCCGTCGCACTGCCCGATGGCAGCAACCTCAAGGTCCGCATCCCGCCCGGCGCGCAGAGCGGACGCGCCTTGCGCGTGCGCGGACACGGCATACCGAGCTCGCCGCCGGGCGACCTGCTGCTCGAACTCCAGGTCGTGCTCCCGCCCGCCGACACGCCGAAGGCAAGGGCGATCTACGAAGCGATGGCCCGCGATCTCGCCTTCGATCCGCGCGCCGAGCACAGCGCTCAGGACCATGTCTGA
- a CDS encoding chaperone modulator CbpM → MSDDEILAGRLLEEACLTLDEVARVAAVSREWLLTRIQEGLIPVPGPSEEEWRFSTAELRRVRRMHAIERDFEAVPELAALVADLLEEVDSLRARLRRAGLL, encoded by the coding sequence ATGTCTGACGACGAGATCCTCGCCGGTCGCCTGCTCGAAGAGGCCTGTCTCACGCTCGATGAGGTGGCCCGTGTCGCGGCGGTGAGCCGCGAATGGCTGCTCACCCGCATCCAGGAAGGCCTGATCCCGGTTCCAGGGCCGAGCGAGGAAGAATGGCGCTTCTCCACCGCCGAGCTGCGCCGCGTGCGCCGCATGCACGCGATCGAACGCGACTTCGAGGCCGTGCCGGAACTGGCTGCCCTGGTAGCCGACCTGCTGGAAGAAGTGGACAGCCTGCGCGCGCGGCTGCGGCGCGCAGGACTGCTCTAG
- a CDS encoding nitronate monooxygenase, protein MKLTELLGTELPIIQAPMAGVQGCALAVAVSNAGALGSLPCAMLDVEGMRAELTTLAAQTSRPFNVNFFCHSPPGIDPEREALWRRTLAPYCREFGIAPESVPPAGPGRTPFGTELADALDPFRPAVVSFHFGLPAPELVARVKRWGSKVLGSATTVDEARWLEAHGVDAVIAQGLEAGGHRGIFLTDDLTTQAGTFALVPQIVRAVRCPVIAAGGIADARGVAAALALGAAGVQVGTAFLLCPEATTSRVHRAALRSDAARHTALTNLFTGRPARGIMNRIMRELGPINSAAPEFPLAVSAIAPLRAKAEAAGSADFSPLWSGQNASACKEVPADRLVRELAGAL, encoded by the coding sequence ATGAAACTGACCGAACTCCTGGGCACGGAATTGCCGATCATCCAGGCGCCGATGGCCGGGGTGCAGGGCTGCGCACTGGCGGTGGCGGTGTCCAATGCCGGCGCGCTGGGTTCGCTTCCCTGCGCGATGCTCGACGTCGAGGGCATGCGCGCGGAATTGACGACGCTGGCGGCGCAGACCTCGCGGCCGTTCAACGTGAACTTCTTCTGCCACTCGCCGCCCGGCATCGATCCCGAACGCGAGGCGCTGTGGCGGCGGACGCTGGCGCCCTATTGCCGCGAATTCGGCATCGCCCCCGAGTCGGTGCCGCCGGCCGGCCCGGGTCGCACGCCCTTCGGCACCGAGCTGGCGGATGCGCTCGATCCGTTTCGGCCGGCGGTGGTCAGTTTCCATTTCGGACTTCCGGCCCCGGAACTGGTCGCACGCGTGAAGCGCTGGGGTTCGAAGGTCCTGGGCTCGGCGACCACCGTGGACGAAGCGCGCTGGCTGGAAGCGCACGGCGTGGACGCGGTCATTGCGCAGGGCCTGGAAGCCGGCGGGCATCGCGGCATTTTCCTGACCGACGACCTGACCACGCAGGCCGGCACGTTCGCGCTGGTGCCGCAGATCGTGCGGGCGGTGAGGTGCCCGGTGATCGCGGCCGGAGGAATCGCGGACGCCAGGGGCGTGGCCGCGGCGCTCGCGCTCGGTGCCGCGGGCGTGCAGGTCGGCACCGCGTTCCTGTTGTGCCCGGAGGCGACCACCAGCCGCGTGCATCGGGCGGCGCTCAGGAGCGACGCGGCACGCCACACCGCGCTGACCAATCTGTTCACCGGCCGGCCGGCGCGCGGAATCATGAACCGGATCATGAGGGAGCTGGGGCCGATCAACAGCGCGGCGCCGGAGTTTCCGCTCGCCGTTTCGGCCATTGCGCCGCTGCGGGCCAAGGCCGAAGCCGCGGGCTCCGCCGATTTCTCGCCGCTGTGGTCCGGCCAGAACGCGAGCGCGTGCAAGGAGGTGCCCGCGGACCGGCTCGTGCGGGAGCTGGCCGGCGCGCTCTAG
- a CDS encoding mandelate racemase/muconate lactonizing enzyme family protein: protein MKVKSIETLSCDAGWRNYYFVKLTTEGGPVGWSEFDEGFGAPGVSTAIQRLAARVVGQEVGNHERIFADLHCATRPASGGVIALAMGAIENALLDAKAKALGVPVYELLGGKIRDRIRVYWSHCATWRINHPEYYKPAVSDLDGVKALGREVREKGFSALKTNIFTYDADGRSASGWRPGFGVPFAPELNVERNVLRNLVMHLEALRDGAGPDMDILLDFNFNAKTEGFLKILRATAHLDLFWVEIDSFSPEALGYIRRQSPHPISSCETLLGLREFLPYFREQAMDVAIVDAPWNGVWQSMKIAAAAEAHEVNVAPHNFYGHLCTMMNAHFAAAVPNLRILETDIDRIAWDHELYTHVPEIVDGCLVLPDRPGWGTEPREEAIRAHPPKATAGLLDYGRKA, encoded by the coding sequence ATGAAGGTAAAAAGCATCGAGACCCTGTCCTGCGATGCCGGCTGGCGCAACTACTACTTCGTGAAGCTCACCACCGAGGGCGGTCCGGTGGGCTGGAGCGAGTTCGACGAGGGATTCGGCGCCCCGGGCGTGAGCACGGCCATCCAGCGCCTCGCCGCGCGCGTGGTCGGCCAGGAGGTCGGCAACCACGAACGCATCTTCGCCGACCTCCATTGTGCGACCCGCCCGGCCTCTGGAGGCGTCATCGCGCTGGCGATGGGTGCGATCGAGAACGCGCTGCTCGACGCCAAGGCCAAGGCGCTGGGTGTTCCGGTCTACGAACTGCTGGGCGGCAAGATCCGCGACCGCATTCGCGTGTACTGGTCGCACTGCGCGACCTGGCGCATTAACCACCCGGAGTACTACAAGCCCGCCGTCAGCGATCTGGATGGCGTCAAGGCTCTGGGACGCGAAGTGCGCGAGAAAGGCTTCAGCGCGCTCAAGACCAACATCTTCACCTACGACGCCGATGGCAGAAGCGCGAGCGGCTGGCGGCCGGGTTTCGGCGTGCCATTCGCTCCGGAACTCAATGTCGAGCGCAACGTGCTGCGCAACCTGGTGATGCATCTGGAGGCGTTGCGCGATGGCGCGGGGCCGGACATGGACATCCTGCTCGACTTCAACTTCAACGCCAAGACCGAAGGCTTCCTCAAGATCCTGCGCGCCACCGCCCATCTGGATCTCTTCTGGGTCGAGATCGACAGTTTCAGCCCCGAGGCACTGGGTTACATCCGCCGTCAGAGCCCGCACCCCATCAGTTCCTGCGAGACCCTGCTCGGCCTGCGCGAGTTCCTGCCCTATTTCCGTGAGCAGGCGATGGATGTGGCCATCGTGGATGCGCCCTGGAACGGCGTGTGGCAATCGATGAAGATCGCCGCTGCCGCGGAGGCGCACGAAGTCAACGTCGCACCCCACAACTTCTACGGCCATCTGTGCACGATGATGAATGCCCACTTCGCGGCCGCCGTACCCAACCTGCGCATCCTGGAGACCGACATCGACCGCATCGCCTGGGACCATGAGCTCTACACCCATGTGCCGGAGATCGTGGACGGCTGTCTGGTCCTGCCCGACCGCCCGGGCTGGGGTACGGAACCCAGGGAAGAGGCGATCCGCGCGCATCCGCCGAAAGCCACCGCCGGGCTTCTCGACTACGGGCGCAAGGCCTGA
- a CDS encoding GFA family protein, whose protein sequence is MKTHRGGCHCGAVRYEVDTPEPIEALECNCSMCIRTGFLHLIVPKSRFRLLSGEGVLQTYTFNTGVARHLFCRVCGVKSFYVPRSNPDGYSVNVRCLDGYPDLALNVAPFDGRNWERTGSSLRGLSAE, encoded by the coding sequence ATGAAGACCCACCGGGGCGGCTGCCACTGCGGCGCGGTGCGCTACGAGGTGGACACGCCCGAACCGATCGAAGCGCTCGAATGCAACTGCTCGATGTGCATCCGCACCGGCTTCCTGCATCTGATCGTGCCGAAGTCGCGCTTCCGGCTGCTGTCGGGGGAAGGCGTCTTGCAGACCTACACCTTCAATACCGGTGTTGCCCGGCATCTGTTCTGCCGGGTCTGCGGCGTGAAGTCCTTCTACGTGCCGCGCTCCAACCCGGACGGCTACAGCGTCAACGTGCGCTGCCTCGACGGCTACCCGGATCTGGCGCTGAACGTCGCACCCTTCGACGGACGCAACTGGGAGCGGACGGGTTCGTCCTTGCGCGGCCTGTCGGCGGAGTAG
- a CDS encoding YnfA family protein gives MQFDVITSVRLIGLFAITAVAEIVGCYLPYLWLKQGKSAWLLLPAAGSLALFVWLLTLHPHAAGRVYAAYGGIYVSVAILWLWAVESVRPTMSDFIGVGICIAGMLVIMLGGRHD, from the coding sequence ATGCAATTCGACGTTATCACGAGCGTCAGACTGATCGGATTGTTCGCGATCACCGCCGTTGCGGAGATCGTCGGCTGTTACCTCCCTTACCTCTGGCTCAAGCAAGGCAAGAGCGCCTGGCTTCTGCTGCCTGCCGCCGGGAGCCTTGCGCTGTTTGTCTGGCTGCTCACACTGCATCCCCATGCGGCGGGCCGTGTATACGCCGCCTACGGAGGCATCTACGTTTCCGTCGCCATCCTGTGGCTTTGGGCAGTAGAGTCTGTACGGCCCACGATGTCCGACTTCATCGGGGTGGGCATCTGCATCGCCGGCATGCTGGTGATCATGCTTGGCGGCCGGCATGACTGA
- a CDS encoding DUF72 domain-containing protein, which yields MEQSRLLAGASGYSYKEWKGGFYPRDIKPDAMLAYYAQRLPTVEINNTFYRMPRTEVLETWARATPESFRFAIKAPQRITHVSRLKADSAADSVVYLYGNLAALGARRGPVLFQLPPFLKKDLPRLSEFLELLPEGHRAVFEFRNDSWFSDDVYDALKQAGAVLCLSEREDSTPPPLVQTAPWGYVRLRLETYSDADLEQWARKLCATAWREIYVYFMHEPTAPAYAQTLMGMVESGR from the coding sequence ATGGAACAGTCGAGACTCCTCGCCGGGGCCAGCGGCTACTCGTACAAGGAGTGGAAGGGCGGCTTCTATCCTCGGGACATCAAGCCGGACGCCATGCTCGCGTACTACGCACAGCGCCTGCCGACGGTCGAAATCAACAACACCTTCTACCGCATGCCCAGGACGGAAGTGCTCGAGACCTGGGCGCGAGCCACGCCCGAGAGCTTCCGTTTCGCGATCAAGGCGCCCCAGCGCATCACGCACGTTTCACGGCTCAAGGCCGACAGCGCCGCCGATTCGGTCGTCTATCTCTACGGCAATCTCGCGGCCCTCGGGGCCAGGCGTGGGCCGGTGCTGTTCCAGCTTCCGCCCTTCCTGAAGAAGGACCTGCCGCGCCTGAGCGAGTTTCTCGAACTGTTGCCGGAGGGGCATCGGGCAGTGTTCGAGTTTCGCAACGACAGCTGGTTCTCGGACGATGTGTACGACGCGCTCAAGCAGGCCGGAGCGGTGCTCTGCCTCTCCGAGCGCGAAGACAGCACGCCCCCACCGCTGGTGCAGACCGCTCCATGGGGCTATGTCCGCCTTCGCCTGGAAACCTATTCCGATGCCGATCTCGAACAGTGGGCGCGCAAACTCTGCGCCACTGCGTGGCGCGAGATCTACGTCTACTTCATGCACGAACCCACCGCGCCGGCCTACGCGCAGACCCTGATGGGGATGGTGGAGTCAGGCCGCTAG
- the ligD gene encoding DNA ligase D — MAKHALTEYSAKRSFTATPEPAPAVVHKHSGPLLFVVQQHSATRLHHDFRLECDGVLKSWAVPKGPSLDPNEKRLAVRTEDHPYDYASFEGVIPPGQYGAGEVIVWDCGVYSPDEGGATWFHDPETAQRLVRQGLEKGKLSFLLRGEKLKGSFALVRTRDAKSWLLIKHKDRFTSAADLTAQNRSVLSGLTVEDLKSVPVQRIPAAQLIPTGERETMPETLAPMLAETGDAPFNRPDWLWEPKLDGYRALAFIGEQGVKLRSRRGLDLAATFPRLAAEFGRQAVHGMILDGEIVAFDASGKPSFNALQNRVQLKTGHEIAAADRNVPVVFYCFDLLHFAGIDLRKAVYRDRRRYLAQCLLPSPIVQLVHAAEDGVAMHEAALASGFEGVIGKRKDSRYEPGRRSASWIKIKPTRSADFVIGGYTRGNNSRAALGALLVGYWEKGKLRFASHVGSGFDEPTIARLKARLQPLERKNCPFAEKPELNAPVTWVEPGLVAEVGFQNWTEDASLRAPVFLRLREDVDPGTVRRTEDGRARRAPRAAHGFGKEIDDVLAQLENRRKDFPLLVGAHRIRLTHLDRVYWPADPALKQPAITKRDLLRYFARVSPFILPHLADRPLTMIRMPDGIHGQRFFQKHWNQERPAFVETLQVFSDHKDESHEMLLCNNLPTLLWLAQSGTLEFHVWHSRTRAGADCVSKSTDFASSEAALEASVLNYPDYIVFDIDPYIYSGREAPGAEPELNTVAFEKGKEVALRLREVLQSMSLEPIVKTSGKTGLHVFVPIRRTLDFEAARHVSELVGRHLLRKYPQDITLDWSVPKRTGRIFMDYNMNVRGKTLNVAYSPRGELGAPVSMPLTWEELAGAHPLDFRIPNVPQRLLETGDRWHDALKRKQSLERALDRARA; from the coding sequence ATGGCGAAGCACGCCCTCACCGAATACTCCGCCAAACGGAGCTTCACCGCCACCCCCGAGCCGGCGCCCGCGGTGGTGCACAAGCACAGCGGGCCGCTGCTTTTCGTCGTCCAGCAACATTCGGCCACGCGGCTGCACCACGACTTCCGGCTGGAGTGCGACGGCGTCCTGAAATCCTGGGCGGTGCCGAAGGGGCCGTCGCTCGATCCGAACGAGAAGCGCCTCGCGGTGCGGACCGAGGACCATCCCTACGACTATGCCTCCTTCGAGGGCGTGATCCCGCCGGGACAGTACGGCGCGGGAGAAGTGATCGTCTGGGATTGCGGCGTCTACTCGCCGGACGAAGGCGGCGCGACCTGGTTCCACGATCCGGAAACGGCGCAGCGGCTGGTCCGCCAGGGCCTCGAAAAGGGCAAGCTGAGCTTTCTTCTGCGCGGCGAGAAGCTCAAGGGCTCGTTCGCCCTGGTGCGCACCAGGGATGCGAAGAGCTGGCTTCTGATCAAACACAAGGACCGCTTCACATCGGCCGCCGACCTGACCGCGCAGAACCGGTCCGTGCTCTCGGGCTTGACGGTCGAAGACCTCAAGAGCGTGCCGGTTCAGCGCATTCCCGCCGCGCAACTGATCCCCACGGGCGAGCGCGAGACGATGCCGGAGACGCTCGCGCCGATGCTCGCCGAAACGGGTGATGCGCCGTTCAATCGTCCGGACTGGCTGTGGGAGCCGAAGCTCGACGGCTACCGCGCGCTCGCCTTCATCGGCGAGCAGGGCGTGAAATTGCGTTCGCGCAGAGGGCTGGACCTGGCCGCCACTTTCCCGCGGCTGGCCGCCGAGTTCGGCAGACAGGCCGTGCACGGCATGATCCTCGACGGCGAGATCGTCGCGTTCGACGCGAGCGGCAAACCGTCCTTCAACGCGTTGCAGAACCGCGTGCAGTTGAAAACCGGGCACGAGATCGCCGCGGCCGACCGAAACGTGCCCGTGGTGTTCTACTGCTTCGATCTGCTGCATTTCGCCGGCATCGATCTGCGCAAGGCCGTGTACCGGGACCGGCGGCGCTATCTCGCCCAGTGCCTCCTGCCCTCGCCCATCGTGCAGCTCGTCCACGCCGCGGAAGACGGAGTGGCCATGCACGAAGCCGCGCTCGCCAGCGGCTTCGAAGGCGTGATCGGCAAGCGCAAGGACAGCCGCTACGAACCCGGACGCCGCTCGGCTTCGTGGATCAAGATCAAGCCCACGCGCAGCGCCGACTTCGTGATCGGCGGCTACACCCGCGGGAACAATTCGCGCGCCGCGCTCGGCGCACTGCTCGTCGGCTACTGGGAAAAGGGCAAGCTGCGCTTCGCCTCGCACGTGGGATCCGGCTTCGACGAGCCGACCATCGCCCGGCTCAAGGCGCGGTTGCAGCCGCTCGAACGCAAGAACTGCCCCTTCGCCGAGAAGCCGGAGCTGAACGCGCCTGTCACCTGGGTCGAGCCCGGGCTCGTGGCCGAGGTCGGCTTCCAGAACTGGACGGAAGACGCATCGCTGCGCGCTCCGGTGTTCCTGCGCCTGCGCGAGGACGTCGATCCGGGGACCGTGCGGCGCACGGAAGACGGGCGCGCCCGCCGCGCGCCGCGCGCCGCGCACGGCTTCGGCAAGGAGATCGACGATGTCCTCGCACAACTGGAGAACCGCAGGAAGGACTTTCCGCTGCTGGTGGGCGCACACCGTATCCGTTTGACGCATCTCGACCGCGTCTACTGGCCGGCCGATCCTGCGCTCAAGCAGCCCGCGATCACCAAGCGGGACCTGCTGCGCTACTTCGCCCGGGTCTCGCCGTTCATCCTGCCGCATCTGGCAGATCGCCCGCTCACGATGATCCGAATGCCGGACGGCATCCACGGCCAGCGCTTCTTCCAGAAGCACTGGAACCAGGAGCGCCCGGCCTTCGTGGAAACCCTCCAGGTGTTCTCGGACCACAAGGACGAGAGCCACGAAATGCTCCTGTGCAACAACCTGCCCACCCTGCTCTGGCTGGCGCAGTCCGGCACGCTGGAATTTCACGTCTGGCACTCGCGCACCAGAGCCGGAGCCGACTGTGTATCGAAGAGTACCGACTTCGCCTCGTCCGAGGCGGCGCTCGAAGCTTCGGTACTGAACTACCCCGACTACATCGTGTTCGACATCGATCCCTACATCTATTCCGGCAGGGAAGCGCCGGGTGCGGAGCCGGAGCTGAACACCGTGGCCTTCGAGAAGGGCAAGGAAGTGGCGTTGCGGTTGCGCGAGGTGCTGCAGAGCATGTCTCTGGAGCCCATCGTCAAGACTTCGGGCAAGACCGGCCTGCACGTGTTCGTGCCGATCCGCCGCACGCTCGATTTCGAAGCCGCCCGCCATGTTTCGGAGCTGGTGGGCCGGCATCTCCTGCGCAAATACCCGCAGGACATCACCCTGGACTGGAGCGTGCCCAAGCGCACCGGCAGGATTTTCATGGACTACAATATGAACGTCCGCGGCAAGACCTTGAACGTGGCCTACTCGCCCAGAGGCGAACTTGGCGCGCCGGTGTCGATGCCGCTCACGTGGGAAGAGCTTGCCGGGGCGCATCCCCTCGACTTCAGAATCCCCAACGTGCCGCAGCGCCTGCTCGAGACCGGCGACCGCTGGCACGATGCCCTCAAACGCAAGCAGAGCCTGGAGCGCGCGCTGGACCGCGCCCGGGCGTGA
- a CDS encoding Ku protein, with product MAARSIASLTLSFGLVSIPVKLYSATEASRAISFNLLHKGCGSRLKQQYICIKEEIPVEREDMVKGYEFAKDQYVIFTPEELKALEEAGTHSAEITEFVPIDSIDPVYFDKAYYLAPDRGGAKPYALFARALRDSNRCALGRWAARGKQYIVMIRPVEDGLVMQQLLYAHEVRSIKDIEIPKTEVREAELKLAQQLIEQQASESFDPGAYADEVHARIEAAIQKKIQGQEITTTEAPEGGAQIVDLMEALRASLERKAAPPAKAGAAQAEAAAAERKPPRRAQQSAEPAARKSAKK from the coding sequence ATGGCCGCACGATCGATTGCATCGCTGACGCTCTCATTCGGGCTGGTGTCGATCCCGGTGAAGCTGTACTCCGCCACCGAGGCGAGTCGCGCGATCTCCTTCAACCTCCTGCACAAGGGCTGCGGGTCGCGGCTCAAACAGCAGTACATCTGCATCAAGGAAGAGATTCCGGTCGAGCGCGAAGACATGGTCAAAGGCTATGAATTCGCCAAGGACCAGTACGTCATCTTCACCCCCGAGGAGCTCAAAGCGCTCGAAGAGGCGGGCACGCACAGCGCCGAGATCACCGAGTTCGTGCCGATCGATTCGATCGATCCGGTGTACTTCGACAAGGCCTACTACCTGGCGCCGGACAGGGGCGGCGCCAAGCCCTATGCGCTTTTCGCCCGGGCCTTGCGGGACTCCAACCGCTGCGCGCTTGGGCGCTGGGCGGCGCGCGGCAAGCAGTACATCGTGATGATCCGCCCGGTGGAAGACGGCCTGGTCATGCAGCAGCTTCTGTACGCGCACGAGGTCAGGTCGATCAAGGACATCGAAATCCCCAAGACCGAGGTCAGGGAGGCCGAGCTGAAGCTGGCGCAGCAACTGATCGAGCAGCAGGCCTCCGAGAGTTTCGATCCGGGCGCCTACGCCGACGAGGTGCACGCGCGCATCGAGGCGGCGATCCAGAAAAAGATCCAAGGCCAGGAAATCACCACAACCGAGGCGCCGGAAGGCGGCGCGCAGATCGTCGATCTCATGGAGGCTCTGCGCGCCAGCCTGGAGAGAAAGGCCGCGCCCCCCGCGAAAGCCGGCGCGGCGCAGGCCGAGGCTGCGGCGGCCGAGCGCAAGCCGCCGCGGCGCGCCCAGCAGTCAGCCGAGCCGGCTGCGCGCAAGAGCGCCAAGAAGTAG